A window of Tautonia plasticadhaerens contains these coding sequences:
- a CDS encoding ABC transporter substrate-binding protein: MGPALTAVALALALSGAVLAMRAEEPPPVFRVGIHGWPGFAPAYLAREDGDWPSGLIRAVELPTDAAIVRAMEGEVLEAACLTLDEALRVQQAGVETRVLAVADESMGGDAIVAVRGDLGSVADLRGRRVAVESHGVGMLLLARALRGSGLGIGDLVVVNADVPEHPRLIAQGQVDAVVTFSPETERLVEAGGVVLCDSASMPGLVIDVLVVRADAIRSNPGAARVLRAGWLDAADRLEADPRARARAARAMGMTPAEYDSGRRSLRIPDRSGARALNPGASPDLAGDARRVAEELGAIGLLRGPTEPARLLPSPDEAEVLRW; the protein is encoded by the coding sequence ATGGGTCCGGCCCTGACGGCCGTGGCCCTGGCCCTGGCCCTCTCGGGGGCCGTCCTCGCGATGAGGGCCGAGGAGCCGCCCCCGGTCTTCCGGGTGGGCATCCACGGCTGGCCGGGATTCGCCCCGGCCTACCTGGCCCGGGAGGACGGGGATTGGCCCTCGGGGCTGATCCGGGCGGTCGAGCTGCCGACCGACGCGGCGATCGTCCGGGCGATGGAGGGCGAGGTCCTGGAGGCGGCCTGCCTGACGCTCGACGAGGCGCTCCGGGTCCAGCAGGCCGGTGTCGAGACCCGGGTGCTCGCCGTGGCCGACGAGTCGATGGGCGGCGACGCGATCGTGGCGGTCCGGGGCGACCTGGGGTCGGTGGCCGACCTCCGGGGCCGTCGGGTCGCGGTCGAGTCCCACGGCGTCGGCATGCTCCTGCTGGCCCGCGCCCTCCGGGGGTCCGGCCTGGGCATTGGAGACCTGGTCGTGGTCAACGCCGACGTACCCGAGCACCCCCGCCTGATCGCCCAGGGGCAGGTCGACGCGGTCGTCACCTTCTCCCCCGAGACGGAGCGGCTGGTCGAGGCCGGAGGGGTGGTGCTCTGCGACAGCGCCTCGATGCCGGGCCTGGTGATCGACGTACTGGTCGTCCGGGCCGACGCGATCCGGTCCAACCCCGGGGCGGCCCGCGTCCTGCGGGCCGGCTGGCTCGACGCCGCCGATCGGCTGGAGGCCGACCCCCGGGCCCGGGCCCGGGCGGCCCGGGCGATGGGCATGACGCCGGCCGAGTACGACTCGGGCCGCCGATCGCTGCGGATCCCGGACCGATCCGGGGCCCGGGCCCTCAACCCGGGGGCGTCCCCCGACCTGGCGGGGGACGCCCGCCGGGTC